The Leucobacter chromiiresistens genome has a window encoding:
- the trpD gene encoding anthranilate phosphoribosyltransferase, protein MIDERTWPTVLTTLLEGDDLSVSQAEWAMSRFMTGDASGAQIGAFLVALRSKGVTVDEVIGFRDAILAEALPLDLPAMSLDIVGTGGDRFGTVNISTMASITAAAAGAPVVKHGNKAASSLSGSSDVLSALGIDLTLDGPQLTRAFGESGIAFVHAARFLPGFRHVAAARKDLGIPTVFNFLGPLCNPVRPEASAVGVADIDRVPIFVGVFRLRGASALVFRGDDGLDELTTTGHSRLWEVSRGGLTEHDIDPRDLGLPRAEIGDLVGGTPDENAQVVHRVLAGERGPVRDIVLLNAAAGLVAFDLAQQPESAERALLDRLAEKLEVAAEAIDSGRASAKLADWARATSAESAAEA, encoded by the coding sequence ATGATCGACGAACGGACCTGGCCGACCGTACTCACCACGCTGCTCGAGGGCGACGACCTGAGTGTCTCGCAAGCCGAGTGGGCGATGTCGCGCTTCATGACGGGCGACGCGAGCGGCGCGCAGATCGGGGCCTTCCTCGTCGCGCTGCGGTCGAAGGGGGTCACGGTCGATGAGGTCATCGGTTTCCGCGACGCCATTCTCGCGGAAGCGCTGCCGCTCGACCTCCCGGCCATGTCCCTCGACATCGTCGGCACCGGGGGCGATCGCTTCGGCACGGTGAACATCTCCACGATGGCGTCCATCACGGCGGCGGCGGCGGGGGCACCGGTGGTGAAGCACGGGAACAAGGCTGCGAGCAGTCTCTCCGGCTCTTCGGACGTGCTCAGCGCGCTCGGCATCGATCTGACGCTCGACGGCCCCCAGCTCACGCGCGCCTTCGGCGAGTCCGGGATCGCCTTCGTGCACGCGGCCCGCTTCCTGCCCGGGTTCCGCCACGTCGCCGCGGCTCGGAAGGATCTCGGGATCCCGACGGTGTTCAACTTCCTCGGGCCGTTGTGCAATCCGGTGCGACCGGAGGCCTCCGCGGTCGGAGTCGCCGACATCGACCGGGTGCCGATCTTCGTCGGCGTCTTCCGGCTGCGCGGAGCGTCGGCGCTCGTGTTCCGCGGCGACGACGGGCTCGACGAGCTGACCACGACGGGGCACTCGCGCCTCTGGGAGGTGAGCCGCGGCGGCCTGACGGAGCACGACATCGATCCGCGCGACCTGGGTCTGCCCCGCGCGGAGATCGGCGATCTCGTCGGAGGAACGCCCGATGAGAACGCGCAGGTCGTGCACCGCGTGCTCGCGGGCGAGCGGGGCCCCGTGCGCGATATCGTGCTGCTGAACGCCGCCGCAGGGCTCGTGGCCTTCGACTTGGCGCAGCAGCCGGAGTCGGCCGAGCGCGCGCTGCTCGATCGCCTCGCGGAGAAGCTGGAGGTCGCGGCAGAGGCCATCGACTCGGGGAGGGCATCGGCCAAGCTGGCCGATTGGGCGCGGGCCACCTCGGCCGAGTCGGCCGCTGAGGCGTAG
- a CDS encoding BCCT family transporter: MNDRHDPAKRTRKITLPTPPPVPHPGLIPGIGVEQTGVRFATNWVVLGVAVASTLAVIVWAFIAPDSIAVVGGASLTWVTENFSWLFGSLAIAVVCFMLVVGYGRTGGIRLGSDDEEPEFSTLSWISMLFAAGLGIGLLFYGPLEPLTYFLDPAPGLAVEPASADAALPALAQTILHWGPIAWSFYALVGGAIAYSAYRRGRAPLISALFEPVFPGSSNRVLGRIIDIFAIIVTLFGTAVSLGIGALQIESGFSIVTGLGPMGNAFIVGAIAILTACFIASAVAGVKKGIRRLSNLNMFLTGVLALFVFIVGPTVYVLNFLPASIIEFFQQAMIMLARNPNQGEEETQFLSQWTTYYWAWWVSWTPFVGMFIAKISRGRTIREFVTTVVLVPSAIVITWFVIYGGTAIFQTLQGARLDAGGSGESVLFDMLGGLPFGTVTSVIAMLAVLVFFVTAADSASIVMASMSQTGRPEPSKWVTIVWGLLLSLIAIALLLAGGRDTLSGLQSLMVVSALPFAFVVIGIMIAWAKDLRTDPYIIRRAYARAAIAQGVRRGIDEHGDDFVFGTSSVPAHEGAGAGFDSEDPALTEWYVDATTGPIQQVTGADVQAALEPGRITPAGPERDDRTASGDAALTAAPGDGLAEDRAPEDRSPGER, from the coding sequence ATGAACGACCGACACGATCCGGCGAAGCGCACGCGGAAGATCACACTGCCGACGCCTCCGCCCGTTCCGCACCCGGGACTCATCCCGGGCATCGGCGTCGAGCAGACGGGCGTCAGGTTCGCGACGAACTGGGTCGTGCTCGGCGTGGCCGTCGCGAGCACGCTGGCGGTCATCGTCTGGGCGTTCATCGCGCCTGATTCCATCGCGGTGGTCGGCGGGGCATCGCTCACCTGGGTCACGGAGAACTTCAGCTGGCTCTTCGGGTCGCTCGCGATCGCCGTGGTGTGCTTCATGCTCGTGGTCGGGTACGGCCGCACCGGCGGCATCCGCCTCGGCTCCGACGACGAGGAGCCCGAGTTCTCGACGCTGTCGTGGATCTCGATGCTCTTCGCGGCGGGGCTCGGGATCGGGCTGCTCTTCTACGGCCCGCTCGAACCCCTGACCTACTTCCTGGATCCCGCCCCCGGCCTCGCTGTCGAACCCGCGAGTGCGGATGCCGCGCTTCCGGCCCTGGCGCAGACCATCCTCCACTGGGGGCCGATCGCATGGTCCTTCTATGCGCTCGTCGGCGGCGCCATCGCGTACAGCGCGTACCGGCGCGGCCGCGCTCCGCTCATCTCGGCGCTCTTCGAACCGGTCTTCCCGGGGAGCAGCAATCGGGTTCTCGGGCGCATCATCGACATCTTCGCGATCATCGTGACGCTCTTCGGCACCGCCGTGTCGCTCGGCATCGGCGCGCTGCAGATCGAGAGCGGGTTCAGCATCGTGACCGGCCTCGGCCCGATGGGCAACGCGTTCATCGTGGGTGCCATCGCCATCCTCACGGCCTGCTTCATCGCGTCGGCCGTGGCCGGGGTGAAGAAGGGCATCCGACGCCTGTCGAACCTCAACATGTTTTTGACGGGGGTACTCGCGCTGTTCGTCTTCATCGTGGGCCCGACGGTCTACGTGCTCAACTTCCTGCCCGCATCGATCATCGAGTTCTTCCAGCAGGCGATGATCATGCTCGCGCGCAACCCCAATCAGGGCGAGGAGGAGACGCAGTTCCTCTCGCAGTGGACGACGTACTACTGGGCGTGGTGGGTCTCCTGGACCCCGTTCGTCGGCATGTTCATCGCGAAGATCTCCCGCGGCCGCACGATTCGCGAGTTCGTGACGACGGTGGTGCTCGTGCCCTCCGCGATCGTGATCACGTGGTTCGTCATCTACGGCGGCACGGCCATCTTCCAGACCCTCCAGGGCGCCCGTCTCGACGCGGGCGGCTCGGGAGAATCCGTGCTCTTCGACATGCTGGGCGGGCTCCCGTTCGGCACGGTGACGTCGGTGATCGCGATGCTCGCCGTGCTCGTGTTCTTCGTGACCGCCGCCGACTCCGCCTCGATCGTGATGGCGTCGATGTCGCAGACCGGCCGCCCCGAGCCGTCGAAGTGGGTGACGATCGTCTGGGGCCTGCTCCTCAGCCTCATCGCCATCGCGCTGCTGCTCGCAGGCGGGCGCGATACGCTCTCCGGCCTGCAGTCCCTGATGGTCGTCTCCGCGCTGCCGTTCGCCTTCGTGGTGATCGGGATCATGATCGCCTGGGCGAAGGATCTGCGCACCGACCCCTACATCATCCGTCGCGCCTACGCGCGGGCCGCGATCGCGCAGGGCGTGCGGCGCGGCATCGACGAGCACGGCGACGACTTCGTCTTCGGCACGAGCAGCGTGCCCGCGCATGAGGGCGCCGGGGCGGGGTTCGACAGCGAGGATCCGGCGCTCACCGAGTGGTACGTCGATGCGACGACCGGCCCCATCCAGCAGGTGACGGGTGCCGACGTGCAGGCGGCACTGGAGCCGGGCCGCATCACCCCGGCCGGCCCGGAGCGCGACGATCGCACGGCGTCGGGCGATGCGGCGCTCACCGCGGCTCCCGGCGACGGGCTCGCTGAGGATCGCGCCCCCGAGGATCGCTCCCCCGGCGAGCGCTGA
- a CDS encoding phosphoribosylanthranilate isomerase: MYVKICGLREPAHAALAVELGADAVGVVMSPRSSRHATADEARAVIAAAREARADVDAVLVVNTIAAAEAAELAHELGFDVLQLHGDYTAEDVAAGQAVLPRVWRATSLAQFPELRAGELREERLLLDGAVPGSGATWDLTPLGADAALRARIGAEWLLAGGLDPDNVAHAISLARPGGVDVSSGVERSPGQKDPELISAFIGAARAASAPAEEGGRA, from the coding sequence ATGTACGTCAAGATCTGCGGGTTGCGCGAGCCCGCGCACGCCGCGCTCGCGGTCGAGCTCGGCGCCGACGCCGTGGGCGTGGTGATGAGCCCCCGAAGCTCGCGCCACGCGACGGCGGACGAGGCGCGAGCAGTGATCGCCGCGGCGCGCGAGGCTCGCGCCGATGTCGACGCGGTGCTCGTGGTGAACACGATCGCCGCGGCGGAGGCGGCGGAGCTCGCGCACGAGCTCGGTTTCGACGTGCTGCAACTGCACGGGGACTACACGGCGGAGGACGTCGCGGCCGGGCAGGCGGTGCTCCCCCGGGTCTGGCGGGCGACCTCGCTCGCGCAGTTCCCCGAGCTGCGCGCGGGCGAGCTGCGCGAGGAACGTCTGCTCCTCGACGGGGCCGTTCCCGGCTCGGGGGCGACGTGGGATCTGACTCCGCTGGGCGCGGATGCCGCGCTCAGAGCGCGCATCGGGGCGGAGTGGCTGCTGGCAGGAGGCCTCGATCCCGACAACGTCGCGCATGCGATCTCACTCGCCCGCCCCGGCGGCGTCGACGTGTCGAGCGGGGTCGAGCGCTCTCCGGGGCAGAAGGATCCCGAACTGATCAGCGCATTCATCGGGGCCGCGCGTGCAGCGTCGGCCCCCGCGGAAGAAGGCGGGCGCGCATGA
- a CDS encoding glycosyl hydrolase: MPHDVDRRPSGLTRRQLIRYSAVTAAGVAALSASPASAAPLARAEAIPTGPALDGFTRPAVATAPRFRWWWPNGQVDLEQIAAEVRTAARAGFGGLEISDVHHSVKSGLDIDEFGWGGAHWVAAVETALATAEEEGIEIDITLGPSWPAATPNITPQSPAAIKEIAHGSVTLSPGAAFSGALPEPITPPEPGVTERTLIGVHALEIVSVAKTTVLRRASLVDLTGEVTGERLDWTAPATGGSWVLLAYWERGSGQRPEGGDHTDPTSYVVDHFSAAGAQTLIDYWEANLLTDRIKSLLGSVGGSFFEDSLEIETHATIWTPKAREEFQQRMAYDISPFLPVLVETKEKYLYDYDDIVTTRVRDDFNQVMSDLYSEHHLIPLRDWAHSYGLEYRVQAYGLEQDSIAQAGIVDIPETESLGAKNVDDYRVLASGRDIAGRTLLSCESSAYLNKAYLSTWRNDVLFTLAETFCGGVNQTVLHGFAYAAAPGAAWPGFAAFSPYNGGVGYSEAWGPRMPVWAHLDRVAAAISRTQWVLQQGRPQYDIAFFRQKGWAQTGIGAPWATAAGIPIGWSHGFLNESGLFQEHSVMQGGRFAPQGGNYRAIILDIDRFRGSEATMSVRAGEALLALAQAGLPLVFFGNWSAPASTGYRDEATNQRVVELIAQMRALPNVADAAGNDDIPVALDALGVGRTVSHASSTLKHIHRVDDGNDYFYFVNAKHNPAKDRLALIEQDVTVLGASDAHVPYALDAWTGAIRPIAEYRRNGAAITLALRLQPAQSTVIVLAPVGWAGTTAPRAVVVETSGDDVSVAPDGAVYLHATQPGPHSVRFASGREKQTLMPALPEPLALTDWSLSLDDWQPAADGAATHHVTHRVERDALGAWSQIGFAEVAGIGDYRTTFTLDASWRPGTGGVRLSLGQVLDTFRVWVNSMPVDHVDLTDTDIDISAYVRLGRNTLRVEVASPLINRLRVVTPAVYGVVAPQAYGLSGPVTIAPIGKARVA, encoded by the coding sequence ATGCCACACGACGTCGACCGCCGGCCATCCGGACTGACACGCCGACAACTCATCCGCTACTCCGCCGTCACGGCCGCAGGCGTCGCAGCGCTCTCGGCCTCGCCGGCGTCGGCGGCCCCGCTCGCCCGCGCCGAGGCGATCCCCACCGGCCCCGCGCTCGACGGGTTCACCCGGCCCGCCGTCGCCACCGCCCCGCGGTTCCGCTGGTGGTGGCCGAACGGGCAGGTCGATCTCGAACAGATCGCCGCCGAAGTGCGCACCGCGGCCCGCGCCGGGTTCGGCGGGCTCGAGATCTCCGACGTGCACCACAGCGTCAAGAGCGGCCTCGACATCGACGAGTTCGGCTGGGGCGGCGCGCACTGGGTCGCAGCGGTCGAAACCGCCCTGGCGACGGCCGAGGAGGAGGGCATCGAGATCGACATCACCCTCGGCCCCTCCTGGCCCGCCGCGACGCCGAACATCACGCCGCAGTCGCCGGCTGCGATCAAGGAGATCGCGCACGGATCCGTCACCCTCTCGCCGGGCGCCGCCTTCTCCGGAGCTCTGCCCGAGCCGATCACTCCCCCGGAACCCGGCGTGACCGAGCGCACGCTCATCGGCGTGCACGCGCTCGAGATCGTGAGCGTCGCGAAGACCACGGTGCTCCGTCGCGCCAGCCTCGTCGACCTCACCGGCGAGGTCACGGGCGAACGCCTCGATTGGACCGCGCCCGCAACGGGCGGCTCCTGGGTGCTGCTCGCCTACTGGGAGCGCGGCAGCGGTCAGCGCCCCGAGGGCGGCGACCACACCGATCCGACCTCGTACGTCGTCGACCACTTCAGCGCCGCGGGCGCACAGACCCTCATCGACTACTGGGAGGCGAACCTCCTCACCGACCGCATCAAGAGTCTGCTCGGGTCGGTGGGCGGCAGCTTCTTCGAGGATTCGCTCGAGATCGAGACCCACGCGACGATCTGGACGCCGAAGGCCCGCGAAGAGTTCCAGCAGCGCATGGCCTACGACATCTCCCCCTTCCTGCCGGTGCTCGTCGAGACCAAGGAGAAGTACCTCTACGACTACGACGACATCGTCACCACGCGGGTGCGCGACGACTTCAACCAGGTGATGAGCGATCTCTACAGCGAGCACCACTTGATCCCCCTCCGCGACTGGGCTCACTCGTACGGCCTCGAGTACCGCGTGCAGGCGTACGGGCTGGAGCAGGATTCGATCGCCCAGGCCGGCATCGTCGACATCCCCGAGACGGAGTCGCTCGGGGCGAAGAACGTCGACGACTACCGCGTGCTCGCGAGCGGGCGCGACATCGCCGGGCGCACGCTGCTCAGCTGCGAGTCGTCGGCGTACCTCAACAAGGCGTACCTCAGCACGTGGCGCAACGACGTGCTCTTCACGCTCGCCGAGACCTTCTGCGGCGGCGTGAACCAGACCGTGCTGCACGGATTCGCCTACGCCGCGGCACCAGGGGCGGCATGGCCCGGGTTCGCCGCGTTCTCCCCCTACAACGGCGGCGTCGGCTACTCCGAGGCGTGGGGGCCGCGCATGCCCGTCTGGGCGCACCTCGATCGCGTCGCAGCGGCGATCTCGCGCACCCAGTGGGTGCTCCAGCAGGGGCGCCCGCAGTACGACATCGCATTCTTCCGGCAGAAGGGCTGGGCGCAGACCGGGATCGGCGCGCCGTGGGCGACGGCGGCGGGCATTCCGATCGGCTGGTCTCACGGCTTCCTCAACGAATCAGGCCTCTTCCAGGAGCACTCGGTGATGCAGGGCGGTCGCTTCGCGCCGCAGGGCGGCAATTACCGCGCGATCATCCTCGACATCGACCGCTTCCGCGGCAGCGAGGCGACCATGTCGGTGCGCGCGGGAGAGGCCCTGCTCGCACTCGCGCAGGCGGGCCTCCCCCTCGTCTTCTTCGGCAACTGGAGCGCGCCGGCGTCGACCGGGTACCGCGATGAGGCGACGAATCAGAGGGTGGTCGAGCTCATCGCGCAGATGCGGGCGCTGCCGAACGTCGCCGACGCAGCGGGCAACGACGACATCCCGGTGGCGCTCGATGCGCTCGGCGTCGGCCGCACCGTGAGCCACGCGAGTTCGACGCTGAAGCACATCCATCGCGTCGACGACGGCAACGACTACTTCTACTTCGTCAACGCCAAGCACAATCCCGCCAAGGATCGGCTCGCGCTGATCGAGCAGGACGTCACCGTGCTGGGCGCGTCGGACGCGCACGTGCCGTACGCGCTCGACGCATGGACGGGCGCGATCCGCCCCATCGCGGAGTACCGGAGGAACGGGGCCGCGATCACGCTCGCGCTCCGGCTCCAACCGGCGCAGTCGACCGTCATCGTGCTCGCGCCCGTCGGCTGGGCCGGAACCACGGCACCGCGGGCCGTCGTCGTCGAGACGAGCGGAGACGACGTCTCGGTGGCGCCGGATGGCGCCGTGTACCTGCATGCAACCCAGCCCGGCCCGCACTCGGTGCGATTCGCGAGCGGACGGGAGAAGCAGACGCTCATGCCCGCACTGCCGGAGCCGCTCGCCCTCACGGATTGGTCGCTCAGTCTCGACGACTGGCAGCCCGCCGCCGATGGCGCGGCGACGCATCACGTGACCCACCGGGTGGAGCGCGACGCCCTCGGCGCCTGGTCGCAGATCGGCTTCGCCGAGGTCGCAGGAATCGGCGATTACCGCACCACCTTCACGCTCGACGCCTCGTGGCGTCCGGGAACGGGAGGCGTGAGGCTCTCGCTCGGTCAGGTGCTCGACACCTTCCGCGTTTGGGTGAACAGCATGCCCGTCGACCACGTCGACCTCACCGACACCGACATCGACATCTCCGCCTACGTGCGGCTCGGCCGCAACACGCTGCGCGTCGAGGTCGCCTCACCCCTCATCAACCGGTTGCGCGTCGTCACCCCCGCCGTCTACGGCGTCGTCGCACCTCAGGCCTACGGCCTCAGCGGACCGGTGACCATCGCCCCCATCGGAAAGGCGCGGGTGGCTTGA
- a CDS encoding carboxypeptidase-like regulatory domain-containing protein, which translates to MTRRSPHRRGLPGVAVAAVVASALLLGPLGSTSAQAADATIEGSVTEADAPVARVTVSAYRWDDERGSWDFEQESETAPDGTWALDFLPDGAYTLQFDTSVSSARFALGESLGGNATYADDEPTFEIADGTSRTAPFAEHELERWGGEVTLSVTDGDETLIDLDDAVAQLRGIDMSGDAAESQREYADESGVVTISRVPAGGYVPWVAARGEAAAPAPTDAVVLPGAAVDLGAAALGTEPEGALAGGAPELSGEARAGETLTVVDPALEPAPERVSHRWSAAGSALSETGASLELTEALIGESVTAWMFAHRAGAAPFIGLVASDPVAPAAAGAEADAAASGAEAAADASGSSIAGGAAAGDSDSAGADASAASGGGSDAGSDGAGAGAGGSGGGDGSEDGPLPVTGAELTGIVALALALLAGGAILVLRRRSRREPSALGSE; encoded by the coding sequence ATGACCCGTCGCTCCCCCCACCGCCGCGGACTGCCCGGAGTCGCGGTCGCGGCCGTCGTCGCATCCGCGCTGCTCCTCGGCCCCCTGGGGTCGACCTCCGCCCAGGCCGCCGACGCGACCATCGAGGGGAGCGTGACGGAGGCCGATGCTCCCGTCGCACGGGTCACGGTCTCCGCCTACCGCTGGGACGACGAGCGCGGCTCGTGGGACTTCGAGCAGGAATCTGAGACGGCGCCCGACGGCACGTGGGCGCTCGACTTCCTGCCCGACGGCGCGTACACCCTGCAGTTCGACACCTCCGTATCGTCCGCGCGGTTCGCACTGGGCGAGTCGCTCGGCGGCAACGCGACCTACGCGGACGACGAGCCGACGTTCGAGATCGCCGACGGAACGAGCCGAACGGCCCCGTTCGCCGAGCACGAGCTCGAGCGCTGGGGCGGCGAGGTCACCCTCTCGGTCACCGATGGCGACGAGACGCTCATCGATCTCGACGACGCGGTGGCGCAGCTGCGGGGCATCGATATGAGCGGAGACGCCGCGGAATCGCAGCGCGAGTACGCCGACGAGTCCGGCGTCGTGACGATCTCCCGAGTGCCCGCCGGCGGGTACGTGCCCTGGGTCGCCGCCAGGGGCGAAGCCGCGGCACCCGCGCCGACCGACGCGGTCGTCCTGCCCGGCGCCGCGGTCGATCTCGGAGCCGCCGCGCTCGGAACGGAGCCGGAGGGAGCGCTCGCCGGAGGCGCACCCGAGCTCTCCGGCGAGGCCCGCGCCGGAGAAACACTGACGGTCGTCGATCCCGCACTCGAACCGGCTCCCGAACGCGTCTCCCACCGCTGGAGCGCCGCCGGCAGCGCTCTCTCCGAGACCGGCGCATCGCTCGAACTCACGGAGGCGCTCATCGGCGAGTCGGTGACGGCATGGATGTTCGCGCACCGGGCCGGCGCTGCGCCGTTCATCGGCCTGGTCGCCTCCGACCCCGTCGCGCCCGCTGCGGCCGGCGCCGAGGCCGATGCCGCGGCGTCCGGAGCGGAAGCCGCAGCCGACGCATCCGGGTCGAGCATCGCGGGCGGCGCGGCCGCGGGCGACTCGGACTCCGCTGGTGCCGACGCCTCGGCCGCATCCGGCGGCGGATCCGATGCGGGATCGGACGGGGCGGGCGCCGGTGCCGGCGGGTCCGGCGGGGGCGACGGGTCGGAGGACGGCCCGCTGCCGGTCACCGGAGCCGAGCTGACGGGCATCGTCGCGCTCGCGCTCGCGCTGCTCGCGGGCGGGGCGATCCTCGTCCTCCGCCGTCGCAGCCGACGGGAGCCGTCCGCCCTCGGATCCGAGTGA
- a CDS encoding M23 family metallopeptidase: MPERVDPLPSTKDRMTHSAPLRDAPSVDEPTDRAALGPSVTSPRLAHVPDAAPPATASQRRPRAAAARVFASVSVCGLVATLALPLVQQPDSADAAAANQRLFSEVSIDDLPSSLADIDVVDTDAPSPVGYSFRARSVVNYPFATPVALTDPFGYRTAPVEQFHDAQDFGAAAGTEILAIADGIVSEAGEATDGCGFALTIDHEIDGKEVTSRYCHMQTDSHSWEVGDRIRMGEIAGRVGSTGISFGAHLHLALRVDDKPVDPMPFLAKYYRTDRTDRTDRTEPTTPATGAGAAQSPGGQTVEGESTGE; this comes from the coding sequence ATGCCCGAGCGGGTCGATCCGCTGCCCTCGACGAAAGACCGCATGACACACTCCGCACCTCTGCGCGACGCCCCGAGCGTCGACGAGCCCACGGATCGCGCAGCTCTCGGTCCGTCCGTGACCAGCCCTCGTCTCGCGCACGTCCCCGATGCAGCCCCGCCTGCGACCGCGTCGCAGCGAAGGCCGCGCGCCGCCGCCGCTCGTGTCTTCGCATCCGTCAGCGTATGCGGGCTCGTCGCAACGCTCGCCCTGCCCCTGGTGCAGCAGCCCGATTCGGCGGATGCCGCCGCAGCCAACCAGCGGCTCTTCTCCGAGGTGTCCATCGACGACCTGCCGTCGTCACTCGCCGACATCGACGTCGTCGACACCGACGCGCCCTCCCCCGTCGGGTACTCGTTCCGCGCCAGGTCCGTCGTCAACTACCCGTTCGCCACGCCGGTCGCCCTCACCGACCCGTTCGGCTACCGCACCGCGCCCGTCGAGCAGTTCCACGATGCGCAGGACTTCGGGGCCGCCGCGGGAACCGAGATCCTCGCGATCGCCGACGGCATCGTCTCCGAGGCCGGCGAGGCCACCGACGGCTGCGGTTTCGCACTCACCATCGACCACGAGATCGACGGCAAGGAGGTGACGAGCCGGTACTGCCACATGCAGACCGACTCGCACTCGTGGGAGGTCGGCGATCGCATTCGGATGGGCGAGATCGCGGGCCGCGTCGGCTCGACGGGAATCTCGTTCGGCGCCCACCTGCACCTCGCCCTGCGCGTCGACGACAAGCCGGTGGATCCGATGCCGTTCCTCGCCAAGTACTACCGCACCGACCGCACCGACCGCACCGACCGCACCGAGCCGACGACTCCCGCGACGGGAGCCGGAGCGGCCCAGTCGCCCGGAGGCCAGACGGTGGAAGGCGAGTCGACTGGCGAGTAG
- the chrA gene encoding chromate efflux transporter, whose translation MATDPRTRARVLEVFGVFLRLGCTSFGGPVAHLGYFRDEFVVRRRWLTNAQYADLVALCQFLPGPASSQVGFGLGLRRAGLAGAVSAWIAFTLPSSLIMLAVAFGAAVLTGPVVDGVLRGVLAVAVAVVAHAVHGMRRSLAPDAARGSIAVLAAIAALLIGGVWGQLGVLCGGALAGVALLRPSAGGDGGVIAGRRAEGWPLWSRGAALTSLALCAVLLAALPLLAALTRNGAVALVDAVYRAGATVFGGGHVVLATLEAEPALARAIPQDQLLFGYGAAQAVPGPLFSFAAYVGAVWDGAGGGAERAAFALLAIVAIFAPGFLLLLGVLPFWARLQRRPAIAGAMRGIGAAVVGVLAAAFVDPVLVHGVTGWATLALALLSLVALLCRVPPWVIVIAGALCGGAAAVL comes from the coding sequence ATGGCGACGGATCCGCGCACCCGAGCTCGAGTGCTCGAGGTGTTCGGAGTGTTCCTCCGGCTGGGGTGCACGTCGTTCGGCGGCCCGGTCGCGCATCTCGGGTACTTCCGCGACGAGTTCGTCGTTCGTCGGCGCTGGCTGACCAACGCGCAGTACGCCGACCTCGTCGCGCTCTGCCAGTTTCTGCCGGGCCCGGCGTCGAGTCAGGTCGGGTTCGGACTCGGGTTGCGCAGGGCGGGTCTCGCGGGCGCGGTGAGCGCGTGGATCGCCTTCACGTTGCCCTCGTCGCTCATCATGCTCGCGGTCGCCTTCGGTGCGGCAGTGCTGACGGGGCCGGTGGTTGACGGCGTGCTGCGCGGCGTGCTCGCCGTGGCCGTCGCCGTCGTGGCGCACGCGGTGCACGGGATGCGGCGGTCCCTGGCGCCCGACGCAGCGCGGGGGAGCATCGCGGTGCTCGCTGCGATCGCGGCGCTCCTGATCGGCGGCGTGTGGGGGCAGCTCGGGGTGCTGTGCGGCGGAGCGCTGGCCGGCGTCGCCCTGCTGCGGCCGTCGGCGGGTGGCGACGGCGGGGTGATCGCCGGTCGTCGTGCCGAGGGGTGGCCGCTGTGGTCGCGCGGCGCGGCGCTGACGTCGCTCGCGCTGTGCGCCGTGCTGCTCGCGGCGCTTCCCCTGCTCGCCGCCCTCACTCGGAACGGCGCGGTCGCGCTCGTCGACGCGGTGTACCGAGCGGGGGCGACGGTGTTCGGCGGTGGGCACGTGGTGCTCGCCACCCTGGAGGCCGAGCCGGCGCTCGCGCGGGCGATCCCTCAGGACCAATTGCTCTTCGGGTACGGAGCGGCCCAGGCCGTGCCGGGCCCGCTCTTCAGCTTCGCCGCGTACGTCGGCGCCGTCTGGGACGGGGCCGGGGGAGGCGCCGAACGCGCGGCGTTCGCGCTCCTCGCCATCGTCGCGATCTTCGCCCCCGGCTTTCTGCTGCTGCTCGGCGTCCTGCCGTTCTGGGCGCGACTGCAGCGGCGGCCGGCCATCGCGGGGGCGATGCGCGGGATCGGCGCGGCCGTCGTCGGAGTGCTCGCTGCGGCATTCGTCGACCCCGTCCTCGTGCACGGGGTGACGGGGTGGGCCACGCTCGCGCTCGCGCTGCTGTCGCTCGTGGCGCTCCTCTGCCGCGTGCCGCCGTGGGTCATCGTCATCGCGGGAGCGCTGTGCGGCGGTGCGGCCGCTGTGCTCTGA